One uncultured Caproiciproducens sp. DNA segment encodes these proteins:
- a CDS encoding aldehyde dehydrogenase family protein has translation MRSGVFCSVNDAVAVAQGAYTQYSKLTLNERQEVINAIKEELMPMVNVIAKMTAEETGMGNVEDKIEKLLLAINKTPGVEDLITEVKTGDCGMTLYELSSYGVVCAVHPCTNPCATLINNTIGMLAAGNAVVHVPHPRAIKVSQFVTEMINVAIRDTCGIDNLVVTLGDTSMAVTRELMTHPNVSMVVTTGGIGVLREALTSGKKVIGAGPGNPTAIVDETADIKKAARDIVQGASFDNNIMCISEKSIVIVSKAADEFIDELKKNKVYYINNEAEMLKLTSVTVTQDMGVNKAFEGKSANEILKAAGISCNEDIKLIVVDTIKHHPFATLEMLMPVVPLIRVPDFDNALDTAFEIEQGFRHTATIHSQSIERLNRAAKKMQTSVFVKNGSSLTGIGYSGEGDTSFTIATTTGEGTTTARHFARRRRCTLTDAFSIR, from the coding sequence GTGAGGAGCGGTGTTTTTTGTTCAGTGAATGATGCCGTTGCAGTTGCGCAGGGAGCTTATACCCAATATTCCAAACTTACGCTTAATGAACGTCAGGAAGTAATCAATGCAATTAAAGAAGAATTGATGCCGATGGTGAATGTAATTGCAAAGATGACAGCAGAAGAAACGGGAATGGGCAATGTTGAAGATAAGATCGAAAAGCTTCTTTTGGCAATCAACAAAACACCGGGCGTCGAAGATCTGATTACAGAGGTGAAAACAGGCGACTGCGGAATGACTTTGTATGAATTGTCCTCCTATGGCGTTGTTTGTGCCGTACATCCCTGTACGAACCCCTGTGCCACATTAATTAACAACACAATCGGCATGCTGGCAGCGGGAAATGCCGTCGTGCATGTCCCGCACCCAAGAGCCATTAAAGTTTCTCAGTTTGTTACAGAAATGATTAATGTAGCGATCCGGGATACCTGCGGCATTGATAATCTGGTAGTTACATTGGGCGATACCTCCATGGCGGTCACCCGTGAATTAATGACGCATCCAAATGTATCAATGGTTGTTACAACGGGGGGAATCGGTGTCCTGAGAGAGGCATTGACCAGCGGCAAAAAAGTAATCGGCGCCGGACCCGGAAATCCGACCGCCATTGTTGATGAAACAGCAGATATTAAAAAAGCAGCAAGAGATATTGTTCAGGGCGCTTCATTTGACAACAATATCATGTGTATATCAGAAAAAAGCATTGTTATTGTATCCAAAGCAGCGGATGAATTTATAGATGAACTCAAAAAAAATAAAGTTTATTATATCAATAATGAAGCAGAGATGCTGAAGCTGACATCTGTGACCGTTACGCAGGATATGGGTGTTAATAAAGCATTTGAGGGAAAAAGTGCCAATGAGATTTTGAAGGCTGCCGGTATTTCCTGCAATGAAGATATCAAGCTGATCGTGGTGGATACAATCAAGCATCATCCGTTTGCCACATTGGAAATGCTGATGCCGGTCGTCCCATTAATCAGAGTGCCGGATTTCGATAACGCGCTTGACACGGCTTTTGAAATTGAACAGGGGTTCCGTCATACTGCTACCATTCATTCCCAGTCAATCGAAAGGCTGAACCGGGCGGCCAAAAAAATGCAAACCTCTGTATTTGTTAAAAATGGGTCTTCCTTAACCGGAATCGGGTACAGCGGAGAGGGCGATACCAGTTTTACCATCGCCACTACAACCGGTGAAGGGACGACGACCGCAAGGCATTTCGCAAGAAGAAGAAGATGCACGCTAACTGATGCGTTTTCAATTCGTTAG
- a CDS encoding BMC domain-containing protein, whose product MTNEALGMIETKGLVGAIEAADAMTKAASVSLIGYEKIGSGLVTVMVRGDVGAVKAAVDAGVAAASNVGKVVSQHVIPRPHTDTERILPTGIN is encoded by the coding sequence ATGACGAACGAAGCATTGGGTATGATAGAAACGAAAGGGTTGGTGGGTGCCATCGAGGCTGCGGATGCCATGACAAAAGCGGCAAGCGTGTCTTTGATCGGTTATGAAAAAATCGGTTCAGGCCTTGTGACAGTTATGGTAAGAGGCGATGTCGGTGCAGTGAAAGCGGCCGTAGACGCAGGAGTAGCAGCAGCAAGCAATGTCGGAAAAGTGGTTTCCCAGCATGTCATTCCGAGGCCGCATACAGATACTGAACGCATTCTGCCAACCGGAATCAACTAG
- a CDS encoding EutN/CcmL family microcompartment protein, whose translation MYMAKVVGNVVATRKEESLVGFKLMIIQKIDSQKHNIGSEEVAADYVGAGIGEYVLVCSGSAVRVQKHNVSIDMAIIGIIDTMDV comes from the coding sequence ATATACATGGCAAAAGTTGTGGGCAATGTTGTTGCGACAAGAAAAGAAGAGTCATTGGTAGGATTCAAGCTGATGATTATTCAGAAAATAGATTCGCAGAAGCACAATATCGGCTCTGAAGAAGTTGCCGCCGACTATGTGGGGGCGGGCATAGGGGAATATGTTCTGGTTTGCTCTGGGTCGGCTGTACGCGTTCAAAAGCATAACGTATCCATTGATATGGCAATCATCGGGATTATCGATACAATGGATGTGTAA
- the eutJ gene encoding ethanolamine utilization protein EutJ, which translates to MMDLDRVDGYMARVEESETTTFQPVGSKLKVGVDLGTAYIVLVVLDEDNNPIACEKKAARVLRDGVVVDYLGAQRIVKELKAKLEGRLGRELTHCAIAMPAGTQTSTRTHVYVAEGAGLEVVNVLDEPTAANSIFQISDGVVVDIGGGTTGLAIFKEGKVVEIEDEPTGGTHLTLVLSGNMHISFEEAEQIKLDYAKHNEIFPIIKAVIEKMAAIVKKYIKKDDTQAIYLCGGTCCMTGIEKVFEKETGIQTIKPHYPFLITPAGIAMNCECR; encoded by the coding sequence ATGATGGATTTGGACAGAGTGGATGGCTACATGGCGCGGGTGGAGGAGTCGGAAACAACGACCTTTCAGCCGGTTGGAAGCAAACTGAAGGTGGGCGTTGACCTCGGCACCGCGTATATTGTGCTTGTTGTCCTTGATGAAGACAATAATCCCATCGCATGTGAAAAAAAAGCGGCGCGTGTACTAAGGGACGGCGTTGTTGTTGATTATTTGGGCGCACAGCGGATTGTTAAGGAGCTGAAGGCAAAGCTGGAAGGCCGCCTGGGCAGAGAGCTTACCCATTGCGCAATCGCGATGCCGGCGGGCACCCAGACCAGTACCAGAACCCATGTTTATGTGGCGGAGGGCGCCGGGCTGGAGGTTGTCAATGTGCTTGATGAACCGACAGCGGCAAATTCTATTTTTCAAATCAGCGATGGGGTTGTGGTGGACATCGGCGGCGGAACAACCGGGCTTGCCATTTTTAAAGAGGGCAAAGTGGTCGAAATTGAAGATGAACCGACCGGCGGTACGCATCTGACGCTGGTTTTATCAGGTAATATGCATATATCCTTTGAAGAAGCCGAGCAGATCAAATTGGATTATGCGAAGCACAATGAAATTTTTCCGATTATTAAGGCAGTTATTGAAAAAATGGCCGCTATCGTAAAAAAATACATTAAAAAAGACGATACACAGGCGATATATCTCTGCGGCGGAACCTGCTGCATGACGGGAATTGAAAAGGTGTTTGAAAAGGAAACAGGAATTCAGACGATCAAACCGCATTATCCGTTCCTGATTACTCCTGCGGGAATCGCGATGAATTGCGAATGCAGGTAG
- a CDS encoding phosphate propanoyltransferase produces the protein MQTDVLEVIAKLVIKKIQDLENCKIPIGVSNRHVHLNQSDLEKLFGPGYQLTHMKTLKQPGQFAAEETVNIRGPKGEFKNVRILGPLRKESQIEISLADGFRLGVKAPIRESGRLNNTPGLELVGPKGSIALPCGTIVALRHIHMTPEQAAKMGVKDKDIVEVESCGERRCVLGNVLVRVSDRFSLEMHVDLDEANACALKNNDFVILRKIKEPDHTS, from the coding sequence ATGCAAACGGATGTCCTTGAAGTAATTGCAAAACTGGTTATTAAAAAAATTCAGGATTTAGAAAACTGCAAAATTCCGATTGGCGTGTCGAACCGTCATGTGCATCTAAACCAGAGCGATCTGGAAAAATTATTTGGTCCGGGATACCAACTGACGCATATGAAGACATTGAAACAACCGGGCCAGTTTGCAGCTGAAGAAACAGTAAATATTCGCGGACCCAAAGGCGAGTTTAAAAATGTGCGCATTTTAGGCCCGCTAAGAAAAGAAAGTCAGATCGAAATTTCGCTGGCCGATGGCTTCCGGCTTGGGGTGAAGGCTCCCATCAGGGAATCGGGCAGATTAAACAATACGCCGGGTTTGGAATTGGTTGGGCCTAAAGGCAGCATTGCTTTACCCTGCGGGACCATTGTTGCACTTAGACATATTCATATGACTCCGGAACAGGCGGCAAAAATGGGTGTGAAGGATAAAGACATTGTTGAAGTCGAGTCCTGCGGAGAGCGCCGGTGTGTTTTAGGAAATGTTCTGGTACGGGTTTCCGATCGGTTTTCGCTTGAAATGCATGTTGACCTTGATGAAGCAAATGCGTGTGCATTAAAGAATAATGATTTTGTAATTCTGCGAAAAATAAAGGAGCCGGATCATACATCGTAA
- the metK gene encoding methionine adenosyltransferase, producing MNEYLVTSESVTEGHPDKICDQISDGILDAYLSGDPESRVAVETMVSPNTVMIAGEVTSRAKVDVSGVAREIVKNIGYIEPCTGFDYRNCMILTNINSQSPDIAQGVDRSNTNVSLAQKVFGAGDQGMMYGYACDETENYMPLTIDLAHKLVMKLTQARKDKTIPWLYPDGKSQVTMKYSAQGEPLYLTSIIVSAQHDANVSHETICNTILHKVIYSEVDPKWMNSNTKIYINQTGRFVIGGPAADVGLTGRKIMVDTYGGVGKHGGGAFSGKDPTKVDRSAAYMARYAAKNIVAARLAKKCEVALAYAIGMTDPVAITINTFGTEQIKSECIDSIVRDTFSFSVADILEQLQLRKPQFLKTAAYGHFGREDQDFQWEKLDKVDSLKKKAIQSVAEFICN from the coding sequence ATGAATGAATATTTAGTAACATCGGAATCTGTTACGGAAGGGCATCCCGATAAAATATGCGACCAGATCTCAGATGGTATATTGGATGCGTATTTGTCCGGTGATCCGGAGTCAAGAGTAGCAGTTGAAACAATGGTATCACCAAACACGGTTATGATCGCAGGGGAGGTAACCTCCCGAGCCAAAGTAGATGTTTCCGGTGTTGCAAGGGAGATCGTGAAAAATATCGGATATATAGAGCCATGCACCGGTTTTGATTATCGAAATTGTATGATTCTGACCAACATCAATTCACAGTCGCCGGATATCGCACAGGGAGTGGATCGTTCAAATACGAATGTTTCATTGGCCCAAAAAGTGTTCGGTGCGGGTGACCAGGGGATGATGTACGGTTATGCGTGCGATGAAACTGAAAACTATATGCCTTTGACTATTGATCTGGCACATAAACTCGTGATGAAGCTCACGCAGGCCCGAAAAGATAAGACCATACCTTGGCTTTATCCCGACGGAAAAAGCCAGGTAACCATGAAATACAGCGCGCAGGGGGAGCCCCTCTATCTTACAAGTATCATTGTTTCGGCGCAGCACGACGCGAATGTCAGTCACGAAACCATCTGCAATACCATTTTACATAAAGTGATTTACAGTGAGGTTGATCCGAAATGGATGAACAGCAATACCAAAATATACATTAATCAGACAGGCCGTTTCGTCATTGGCGGTCCGGCGGCAGACGTGGGATTGACCGGACGCAAAATTATGGTTGACACTTACGGCGGAGTCGGAAAACATGGCGGAGGCGCTTTTTCAGGGAAAGATCCAACAAAGGTTGATCGCTCCGCGGCATATATGGCACGGTATGCAGCGAAAAATATTGTCGCCGCGAGGCTGGCTAAAAAATGCGAGGTGGCGCTCGCCTATGCAATCGGTATGACGGACCCCGTAGCAATTACGATCAATACGTTTGGTACGGAACAAATTAAATCGGAGTGCATCGACTCCATTGTCAGAGATACATTTTCTTTTTCCGTGGCCGATATTCTGGAGCAGCTGCAGCTAAGAAAGCCCCAGTTTTTAAAGACTGCGGCATACGGGCACTTTGGGCGTGAAGATCAGGATTTTCAATGGGAAAAACTTGATAAAGTGGATTCACTCAAGAAAAAAGCAATCCAATCGGTTGCAGAATTTATTTGTAATTAA
- a CDS encoding aldehyde dehydrogenase family protein: MDIDAGLIEKMVKQVLGEIGANKSSTEKKDQTESNNEEKNGAYGIFNTMEDAIDACDIAQKQYLFCSMAERQKYVQTLRDVVLKQDNLELISRLAVDETGMGNYPHKLIKNRLAAEKSPGIEDLATEALSGDDGITLVEYCPFGVIGAITPATNPTETVICNSIGMLAAGNSIVFSPHPRAKDVTLKLVTMINKALEEAGAPKNLIVTVMEPSIENTNVMMKHPKVRMLVATGGPAIVKLVMSTGKKAIGAGAGNPPVVVDETADIKKAAIDIINGCSFDNNLPCIAEKEVIAVDQITDELVRNMKENGAYEMKDPALIQKLADLVRKEGGGPKTSFVGKSALYILEKLGVQAGPEVKAIIMETEKDHPFVMEELMMPILPIVRVKNVDEAIDLALVAERGNRHTAMMHSKNVDKLTKMAKLLQTTIFVKNAPSYAGIGVGGEGHTTFTIAGPTGEGLTSARSFCRKRRCVLSDAFHIRDFSKGL; the protein is encoded by the coding sequence ATGGATATAGATGCAGGTTTAATTGAAAAAATGGTCAAACAGGTGCTTGGCGAAATAGGTGCAAACAAATCCAGTACTGAGAAAAAAGACCAAACGGAAAGCAACAACGAAGAAAAAAACGGCGCTTATGGAATATTCAATACGATGGAAGACGCAATAGACGCCTGTGATATCGCGCAAAAACAGTATTTGTTCTGCTCAATGGCCGAGAGGCAAAAGTATGTTCAGACACTAAGAGATGTGGTGCTGAAGCAGGATAATCTTGAATTGATCTCCAGACTGGCTGTTGACGAAACAGGAATGGGAAATTATCCGCACAAATTAATTAAGAACAGACTGGCCGCAGAAAAATCTCCCGGGATCGAAGATTTGGCAACAGAAGCGTTGTCCGGCGACGACGGCATAACACTGGTTGAATATTGCCCGTTTGGGGTCATCGGCGCGATTACGCCCGCGACGAATCCGACGGAAACTGTGATCTGCAATTCCATAGGGATGCTGGCTGCAGGGAATTCCATTGTGTTCAGCCCGCATCCAAGGGCAAAGGATGTCACGCTGAAACTGGTCACAATGATAAACAAGGCGCTGGAAGAAGCCGGTGCTCCTAAAAATCTGATTGTCACCGTTATGGAACCGTCTATTGAAAACACCAATGTCATGATGAAACACCCGAAAGTCAGAATGCTGGTTGCCACCGGCGGGCCGGCTATCGTAAAGCTGGTCATGTCCACGGGAAAAAAAGCGATTGGCGCCGGCGCGGGGAATCCGCCTGTTGTTGTTGATGAAACCGCCGATATTAAAAAAGCGGCGATTGATATTATTAACGGGTGCAGCTTTGACAACAATCTTCCGTGCATAGCGGAAAAAGAAGTCATTGCCGTCGATCAGATTACAGATGAATTGGTCCGCAATATGAAGGAAAACGGCGCTTATGAAATGAAAGATCCCGCTTTGATACAAAAACTTGCGGATCTGGTCAGAAAAGAAGGCGGCGGCCCGAAAACCTCGTTTGTAGGTAAGAGCGCTCTTTATATTCTCGAGAAATTGGGAGTACAGGCAGGACCGGAAGTGAAAGCGATCATCATGGAAACAGAAAAGGATCATCCATTTGTAATGGAAGAACTGATGATGCCGATACTGCCGATTGTAAGGGTCAAAAATGTGGATGAGGCTATTGACCTTGCGCTTGTTGCGGAAAGAGGAAACCGCCACACCGCCATGATGCATTCCAAGAATGTTGATAAGCTGACAAAAATGGCCAAACTGCTGCAAACCACCATCTTCGTGAAAAATGCCCCGTCTTATGCCGGGATCGGCGTTGGCGGAGAAGGCCATACCACCTTTACCATTGCGGGTCCGACCGGCGAGGGTCTGACCAGTGCAAGATCATTCTGCAGGAAACGCAGATGCGTCTTATCGGATGCGTTTCATATCAGAGATTTCTCCAAGGGACTTTAA
- a CDS encoding 1-propanol dehydrogenase PduQ: MERIFLKTKIFYGENSLERLGSIYSKRIWIICDQFLIDNGSIRKVLEVIDNSNEVRLFNGVLPDTPLTVIGKGVAILTQFKPEVIIAFGGGSAIDTAKGIRYFGREMKIAIDVPLIAIPTTSGTGSEVTAAAVVVDHETKQKHIFFDDSIYPDEAILDAKLTLTLPPDITANTGMDVMTHALEAYVANGSSVCTDAMAEKAMELIMNSLLKCYRCGNDEAARSEMLLASSMAGIAFNTAGLGINHSIAHQIGGVFHIAHGLANAILLNAVIQFNGQDERVFAKYAKMAYQTGMVERNTDPKLAVAVLLTFITSLKKLMNMPVSLSECGVKKSDFDQYISYVSQNAVNDGCTPMNPRKITEEDVETILKKIY; encoded by the coding sequence TTGGAACGTATATTTTTAAAAACGAAGATCTTCTATGGTGAGAATTCACTGGAACGTCTTGGATCCATATACAGTAAAAGAATCTGGATCATCTGTGATCAGTTTTTGATCGATAACGGCAGCATCCGAAAAGTTTTGGAAGTGATTGACAACAGCAACGAGGTTAGGCTTTTTAATGGAGTCCTGCCCGACACGCCGCTTACCGTTATTGGAAAGGGAGTCGCCATTCTAACACAATTTAAGCCGGAAGTAATCATTGCTTTCGGGGGAGGCTCCGCCATTGATACCGCGAAGGGAATTCGATATTTCGGCCGGGAAATGAAAATAGCCATTGACGTTCCGTTGATTGCTATTCCGACCACAAGCGGCACAGGGTCTGAGGTAACGGCCGCGGCGGTGGTGGTGGATCACGAGACGAAGCAAAAGCATATCTTTTTTGACGACAGCATCTATCCAGACGAAGCAATTCTTGATGCAAAGTTAACGCTTACGCTTCCGCCGGATATTACGGCAAACACCGGTATGGACGTTATGACTCATGCCCTTGAGGCCTATGTGGCAAATGGTTCCAGTGTATGCACTGATGCAATGGCAGAAAAGGCGATGGAGTTGATTATGAACTCTTTGCTCAAATGCTATCGCTGCGGCAATGATGAAGCGGCAAGATCCGAGATGCTTCTGGCATCCAGTATGGCAGGTATTGCATTTAATACGGCGGGTTTAGGAATCAATCACAGTATTGCTCATCAAATTGGAGGGGTTTTCCATATTGCACATGGGCTGGCAAATGCAATTTTGCTCAATGCAGTAATCCAGTTTAACGGACAGGATGAAAGGGTTTTTGCCAAATACGCTAAAATGGCTTACCAAACAGGCATGGTGGAAAGAAACACGGATCCAAAACTTGCCGTGGCTGTCCTTCTTACATTTATCACATCACTGAAAAAGCTTATGAATATGCCGGTTTCCCTCAGCGAATGCGGCGTAAAAAAATCTGATTTTGACCAATATATCAGTTATGTATCCCAGAATGCTGTGAACGATGGCTGCACACCAATGAATCCTAGAAAAATAACCGAAGAAGATGTTGAAACAATATTGAAAAAAATATACTAA
- a CDS encoding PocR ligand-binding domain-containing protein — MDEFFDSKTKELVQEEDSVFSNFDINHLFGKEKLEDIQEKISKATGLAFVTVDYKGEPVTELTCFTSFCREIRRNEGEKRLCWSSDAFGAIQAAVTQKTSVYFCPCGLLEVAIPIIVRGHYLGGFIGGQIRCLDAPQNICRLETVMHHAEDYKISKSDLFNEILEMKYQQFVNIADLISMIINQLGEKELSRLMQKESLKKEMESLNEKKKRMELEYTLKNAELVALRSQMNPSFLFRCLNSISNLAVIEDAPKTNEMATMFAEFLRYNLTNTKSAIPIPEEMENIERYLKIQKVRMGERLDYSITIAEDIHMQQIPSFIILPFIEKAVFYGIDQKREGGTVRLSVCYQDNDVVICVEDNGLGLSEEKLSQKFKPYKEGGFEGDAIDTGISSIRQRLINSFGPKYDVVTESKETSGTKCLIKYPKNFDEKVL; from the coding sequence ATGGATGAGTTCTTTGATTCGAAGACGAAAGAATTGGTGCAGGAAGAAGACAGTGTGTTCAGCAATTTTGATATCAACCATCTTTTTGGGAAAGAAAAACTAGAAGATATCCAAGAAAAAATTTCCAAAGCAACGGGTCTAGCTTTTGTTACAGTGGATTACAAGGGAGAGCCGGTCACCGAACTGACCTGTTTCACCTCTTTTTGCCGTGAGATCAGGCGGAACGAAGGAGAAAAACGCCTTTGCTGGTCCTCCGATGCGTTCGGTGCTATACAGGCCGCTGTTACGCAAAAAACATCCGTGTATTTTTGTCCATGCGGATTATTGGAAGTTGCCATTCCGATTATCGTCAGGGGACATTATCTTGGGGGATTTATTGGGGGGCAGATCAGATGCTTGGATGCCCCGCAGAATATATGCAGACTTGAAACTGTGATGCATCATGCGGAAGATTATAAAATCAGCAAGAGTGATCTGTTTAATGAAATACTGGAAATGAAATACCAGCAGTTTGTCAATATTGCAGATTTAATCTCGATGATTATTAACCAGCTTGGTGAAAAGGAATTGTCAAGATTAATGCAGAAAGAGTCTTTAAAAAAAGAAATGGAAAGTTTAAATGAAAAGAAAAAGAGAATGGAACTCGAGTATACTTTGAAAAACGCAGAACTGGTTGCATTGAGATCTCAAATGAACCCATCCTTTTTGTTCAGATGTCTCAATTCCATTTCCAATCTGGCAGTGATTGAAGATGCCCCGAAAACCAATGAAATGGCTACAATGTTTGCGGAATTCTTAAGGTATAATCTCACAAATACGAAGAGCGCCATTCCAATACCTGAAGAAATGGAAAACATTGAACGGTATCTGAAAATTCAAAAGGTGCGGATGGGTGAACGTCTAGACTATTCCATTACAATTGCAGAAGACATACATATGCAGCAAATTCCAAGTTTTATCATCTTGCCTTTCATTGAAAAAGCAGTCTTTTATGGGATCGACCAAAAGCGCGAAGGCGGCACCGTTCGGCTTTCAGTGTGTTATCAGGACAACGATGTAGTGATTTGTGTGGAAGATAATGGATTGGGACTGAGCGAAGAAAAGCTTTCCCAGAAGTTTAAGCCATATAAAGAAGGCGGTTTTGAAGGGGATGCCATTGATACAGGAATTTCCAGTATCAGACAGAGATTGATTAATTCCTTTGGACCAAAATATGATGTTGTCACAGAAAGCAAAGAAACAAGCGGTACAAAATGCTTGATCAAATATCCGAAAAACTTTGACGAAAAGGTATTATAA
- a CDS encoding response regulator — protein MYHVIIADDEQLMREAMRIMISKVDGFFVVRTVDSGEDAVQVCKTEKVDIVFMDIMMPGISGIEASKRIYMNNHNITIYIVSAYNNFEFAREALKAEVKEYISKPVTTATVKSLLDNYTEIHKKYGKNADVLYTVLKEKDFGKMYYQIPRIVEEVYSDVGEDAELLKSTFVKLGQSLINLLEWLDDGQMKCEELFPMTEVLFSEKKSLEFWLFNVVNYIFQQISIKKYKVLENVFRYIDENIKKDIGLNEIVDNCNISQGYLSRIFMQQMNVSVIEYLHMRKLTLAKAYFSFTDLNIIDVAFRLGYNESSYFSKVFKKYEHITVFQYKKSLALQTGNALKPR, from the coding sequence ATGTATCACGTTATAATTGCTGATGATGAACAACTGATGAGAGAAGCCATGCGGATTATGATATCCAAAGTAGATGGCTTTTTCGTTGTACGCACTGTTGACAGTGGTGAGGATGCAGTACAGGTTTGCAAAACGGAAAAAGTCGATATTGTTTTCATGGATATTATGATGCCCGGAATATCCGGTATTGAAGCCAGCAAGAGAATTTATATGAATAATCATAATATTACGATTTATATCGTTTCCGCGTACAACAACTTTGAATTTGCAAGGGAGGCTTTAAAAGCCGAAGTCAAGGAATATATTTCAAAGCCGGTCACCACCGCTACAGTTAAGTCGCTGCTCGATAATTATACAGAAATTCATAAAAAATACGGAAAGAATGCCGATGTTCTGTACACTGTCTTGAAAGAAAAAGATTTCGGAAAAATGTATTATCAGATTCCGCGAATTGTGGAAGAGGTTTATTCTGATGTGGGAGAAGACGCAGAGCTTTTGAAAAGCACATTCGTGAAACTGGGACAAAGCTTGATTAATCTTCTTGAATGGCTGGATGATGGGCAGATGAAGTGTGAAGAATTGTTCCCAATGACAGAAGTACTGTTTTCTGAAAAGAAAAGTTTAGAGTTTTGGCTTTTCAATGTAGTCAATTATATTTTTCAACAGATCAGCATTAAAAAATACAAGGTGCTGGAAAATGTTTTTCGTTACATTGATGAAAATATCAAAAAGGATATTGGCTTAAATGAAATCGTCGATAACTGCAATATCAGTCAGGGCTATTTGAGCCGTATATTCATGCAGCAGATGAATGTGAGCGTAATTGAATATTTACATATGCGGAAGCTCACTTTGGCGAAAGCGTATTTCTCATTTACAGATTTGAACATCATTGATGTGGCGTTTCGCCTGGGCTACAACGAGAGCAGTTATTTTAGCAAGGTATTCAAAAAATATGAACATATTACGGTGTTTCAATATAAAAAATCATTGGCATTGCAAACAGGCAATGCTTTGAAACCAAGGTAG